The genomic region tttgcttctattaatgtgtattacatttattgatttgcatatgttgaaccacccctgcattcctgggataaagctgacttggtcatggtgaatgatctttctgatgtgttgctgaatttggcttgccattattttatggaagatttttgcattaatattcattaagttaattggcctgtagttctccttgtggaggtgcctttgcctggttttgggatgagtgtaatactggcttcatagaatgactgaggcagctttccttccctttctatttcacggaacagtttaaggtgggttggtattagttcttctttaagtgtcagatagaattcagcagagaatccaccaggtcctggactttctttttttggagactttattgctgcttcaattccattttgtgttatagatctattcaggtggttaatatattcttggttcaattttggatggtcataagtatctagaaatctgtccatttcttcatgattttcaaatttattagcatataggttctcaaaatagtctctgatgatttcctggatttccctggtggttgttgttatctctccttttgcatttctgattttactgatttgagttttttctctcctcattttagtcaggtttgccaggggtctgtcaatcttgtttattttttcaaagaaccagatttttgtttcattgattctttgtatggtttttgtgtttctatttcactgatttcagcttttatttttattatttaactccttctatttgttttgggatttgcttgttctttttttctagaagtttgagatgtatcattaggtcattgatttgatatctctctgtccttttaatatgtgcattcatggctataaactttccactgaGGACTGCGTTCGCTGTGCCCATTAGgatctggtaggtcgtgttttcattgtcttttttttttttaattttattattcatatgtgcatacaaggcttgggtcatttctccctcctgcccccctaccccctcccttaccacccactccaccccctccctctcccccctaccccctcaatacccagcagaaactattttgcccttatttctaattttgttgtagagagagtataagcaataataggaaggaacaggggtttttgctggttgagataaggatagctatacagggcattgactcacattgatttcctgtgcgtgggtgttaccttctaggttgattctttttgatctaaccttttctctagttcctggtccccttttcctattggcctcagttgcttttaaggtatctgctttagtttctctgcgttaagggcaacaaatgctagctagttttttaggtgtcttgcctatcctcacccctcccttgtgtgctctcgcttttatttgagtgcatatattaaaaagactgaaagatcccaaatcaatgacctaatgatacatctcaaactcctagaaaaacaagtgttttcattttcattaattctaggaagcttttcatttcctcttttatttcatcaatgacccattgatcattgagcaatatgttgttcagcttccaactgttttcatgtttttattgggatattattcagacataaagaagaatgaaatcctatcatttacagcaaaatggatgaaattgaaGGAAATTATGTCGTGTGAAATAAGTtgtacacagaaagacaagtatttcatgctttctcatatgcagaaggTAAAAGAGTTGATCTGACTGTAGTGATTATTATAGCTGTGGAGCAGTGCTGGAGTCAGTGGATAGTGAGGCTGGATTTTATTATTGTACATTCtatgtatgtattaaaatattacactcatccacattcatatgtacaattaataaaagttaataaaacaTAAATTGAAATTAAAGTGCAAAACAACATAGTACAAGGTAAATACTAACTAAGTATCTGATATTGCTCTGGATATATAGATGGGGTTCATagttaaaaagctgaacataTACTCAAAAATGTTGATGCCACTTATTCTGGGTAAttagattatatattttaaaatgtacttgaaTTTGTCTGATTTCTATCTATTTAAAAAgcctttaaatgttttctaacaGGATGAGTGTGAAACTGTATCTTCTTGTCATtctactttgcatttcctttattaggaTAGGGTTAGACATATTTCCATATGATTTATTGTCCATTTCATCTTCTTCTTAAATCATCTGatcatatatttttacattttaggatatatatttctataatatttGTGTTTGTACTTTGGAAATATCTCCTCATCTCTAGCTTAATTTTTCACATTATTTATGAATtgcattttgtatgtgtgtgctcaTCCATGTTCATTTAACACAAATCCATTCTTAAATGGATTGAGTCTTGATAAAACCTGTATCTTGAAGGGACAGAAGAGAGGATGGCTAATGGTTTCAGCAGTGCAGTTGGACAGGAGGAATGGTTTCTAATGTTATATAGCACAGGTGGATGACTATGGTTAACATTCcagtgtatatttaaaaatagccaTTGAGAGAATCTTGAATATTCtcaatataaagaaatgataaatgtttgagaagatgGATACATCAGTTGCTCATATATGATCATTACACATTGGTTCATCTTCATATTATCACACTGAACTCCATAAATATTGAAGGAGTTAAGTATGTGCTGAATTGGAATATAGATTATTTGAAACAGAAATCACGTGAGGTAATTTAACTTTAGTAAAGCTCATTGAGCCATCCTTTTCCTATGTACAGTCATAAAGAGTCTTTGGGAAGAGGTGATCACCACATGGCAATGTGGGAAAATAGTCTAAATTATGAGACTAGCAACCGGGGCTACAAAGAACCCGAATACTCATTGAAGTAGCCCTTATCTTACACTAGCTTTTATAATCCCATGTATGTCTCTGTGACATTTGCTTACTATACTACCTGGGCCATAGATACATTTGTCCTGTCATTCCTTAACAAGTTTATTATCCTTTTTCTATAAAGtataaaaacatcttttttgaCAATTTTCTTTGCAATTCACCTTTCTTTGTAAAGATCCCCATGTATGTCTAAATGTAATAAAACTTGCATGCTTTTCTTCTGCTAATCACCCATGTATTAACTTCCTTATTAGATCAAGTCAAAGAACACATATAAGAACTGCAGGGTGGTGTCAtagcctctcttcctcctttaccATATGTAAAGTTATTTGTTGttgaataaaaatgataaaatatgaaaaaagtccaagttcaaactGTGCAATGCTCCTATATGATCTTCTGAAAGATTTATAATGTTCCCTTTCCACATTTATGCCTTGAATCAATTTGGTGAATGAGTATAACACAGAGACTTATTTTTCCCTTGCAGATTATCTCTTATTTTGGCATCTAAATATATACACCAAATATTAATAGGtctgaaaggagagagaaattatACTACAATAAATAGTAGATGATTTCAATATCTTATGTTCTGCAATGTACCATTCACACAGACTATCTATAAGGACATATCAGATTTAAACTACACTTTAGACCAAACGATTCTAACAGACATatgcagaatatttcacccaacagtAACAGGCATAcacattttattcagccattcaTTTGTTGACAGAAACCTAGGTTGCTTTTATATCTTGGATATTGGgaacagtgctgtaataaacactgGAGTGCAAATGTCCCTTCAGGGTAAGGATTTCAGTATGTACCAAGTAGAAGAATTGCATGGTCATGTGGGAGTTGTACGTTTAATTTTTTGCAAGAAGCTCCATTCTGTTTCCATAATAGCTGTACTAGTGATATTTTCACCAACTGAGCACTAATGTTCCCGTTTCTTCACATCATCTCAAGCATCTTTCATCCTTTGACAGCAGCTATGCTCACAAGCATGTGATCATAATTCCCTCTGTTTTTTATtcacatttctctgatgattattGTCAAATAACAATCTCACAACAAATTTAGTTGAAAGATTAATTGACTTTATTTTGTAATTCTACAATCAGACAAAGTTTGATTCCATAAAATAGGATAAGTGATTCTGGAATTGCTAAAAGGACCACGGACATGGTCATGGATGGGAAGgaccaaggaaatccaagggGTGCAGGATCCCAGAGATGGTAGTTTCTGCCCACAGACTTGAACTGCAAAAACAATGGCTGTGTTCATCTATACCAGTGGAACTCGAAAAGTTGCTTGACTCTAGGGTATGATCCTGTACTATGATTTACTTACATTTAATGCATGATAAATGATAGAGTTATACATTAACCACAAATTTTATTAAATCGTGCTGTTTGTTcaaataattctattttctctGCTAGGGAAATATACATATGCTAGAATTATTTAGACTCGATGTAAAAGGATGGAGGAGAAAATCATTTGTTTCATGCAGATCATTCATTGCTGCCTTCAGCTagtgaaatataaaaaatgaactcTTTGGTAGTGGTTAAGTAGATAGGATTTGAAATCTGACAGGCCAGATTCAAATCCTACTACTTAATTTAATACTCACATAACATGAAATAAGTCATACAGAAAATTATCTAAAATCCAACCTCTTGTCAGAAAACCGAAAGGGAAGAGGAATAGATACATATGTAATGTTGTAAAAATTAAGGGTGAAAAGATAGAAATCCTCAGCATGGCTTTTGACCTATAGCAAGGCTGCAAAAATAGAAACTATTATTACTACACATATTTCACAAAGAAGAAATGCATGCCCCATGACGAAAGACTGTTCAACTCAGAAGAGTTGAGAACCTTGATCAGAATACACCAAATAAAGTATGAAGTACAAGCTCACATTTgattgatttcctttcttttttaaaattattataaaatttctattaggatatattcattacacaaGGGGATTAATACTGACAATTCTGaacaggcttatattgtacattggttagatcacccccacagAATTTCCCCCTTGTACCTCTTCACTTTGCCATTTAGAGCAATTGCAaggcttctttattttctttcataaaagtatatgaaatccatcaacaaTATGCCCACACTGTAATCCCCTtaattcccccctccccctcccactagtacctcccCATACTGTAccaattcttttttgctttttttatcatattattgtactggggatacattgtgacatttataaaagttcttacaatattatataattgaattcacaccctccatcattcttctttctcctctcctcccccatttCTATAATAGTTTTAGCAGGTCTAAGTTTCCATTTCCAAATGTGAGTACATAATAATTCCACCACTTTCAGCCTCCTTTCCAACTTCCTCACTTTCTAAGCTCTCTTCCCCTGTTAAGAATAAACTCTAAGAGAAAGAACTGGCAGAGTGTGATAATAATTGTTGGATTTATGGTTACAGAAAGTATCTCAGTTTTATCCCATATCTAGCATGTGAACTTGAATAGGTTATTTAAAAACCTTGAAATTTATGATGAACTAaggaatataataaaattaaccaAGAATGACTCACCCAACATAGTAAATGGCACATCTACAATTTTACATGCTCCATGAACTACCTCTGGCCACAGTGTCATTTGCTTCATGTAAAAGTAACCACTGGAAGGCTAGAAAAGTTTCCACTACCAAAGAACTTAGAAACAGTTCTTGACATGTGATGGGATGTAGCCAGGACCACAATTAATTGGAAAACTACCAAGGAACTCATGCCATCTGAATTTAGGCAAAGTACTTTCTACGTGGCATCACATTGGAAATCTTGGCTTATATAAGGTGCTGTCATATTTAATTAAATCTTTCCATTCTCAGATGTCCCCTGAACCCACAGCAACTGTCCAAATGTGACCAGAATACACCCTAGTGGAATGTTGTGATATAAATCAGCTACTTCCTTCTGCACAATGATTGTGAATACTGAATAGAAACATCACAAGAGATTCCCACTTTCAACTTCCCAAAAAGGAAGATATTGAGGTCTACTCAGAGATGTGCTCTAGTGACAAATGGCCCTCAAAATATGTCAAATTTCTGGATAAGAGAACTATTACAGAGAATGTTACTGACCATCCCTTCCCTTCCTACTCCGAGTTTCTGCCTTTCCCTAGTACCCTCCACAGAGCCCCCTTaacatccttgttcctcagggTATAAATCACAGGATTGAGCATAGGAGTGACTATAGTATAAAAAAGGGCAACAAACTTTCCCTCACTCTCGGAATAACTACCCTTGGGTTGTAAGTATGTGTAGATGGCTGAgccataaaacaaagaaaccaccaGGAGGTGGGATCCACAAGTCCCCAAAGCTTTTCTGCGCCCAGCCATTGACTTGACCTTCAGCACTGCCCTGGCAATGTGGGCATAAGAGCCTAGAATTAATGATACAGGGAAGACCAAGATTATGGCCCCAGCAACAAACATATATGACTCAGTTCCTCTTGTTCCCTCACAGGCCAACTTAAGGAGCACAGGCATCTCACAGAAGAAGTGATTCAGGTAATGGCCACAGATAGGCATGGCCATCATAAGGCCAGTCTGAATCAGAGTGTTGATGAAGCCTCCCACCCAAGAAGCAATAGCCAATGCCTGGCAGAGAAGGGGGTGCATTATGATTGTGTACTGGAGAGGATGGCACACAGCGGCATAGCGATCAAAGGCCATCACCACTAAGAGCACACACTCAGTTCCACCCAGGGAGAGGGTTATGAAGAGTTGGGCCACACATCCTCCATAGCTGATGGTCTGGTCAAGTCCAGAAAGATTGATCAGAAGCTGGGGTACAGTGCTGGTGGTGTAGCAGAGGTCCAGGAAGGAGAGGtggcagaggaagaagtacatgggtgtgtgtaGTCTCAGGTCCATTCGGGAGAgaatgatgatggtggtgttgcCAAAGAGTGTCATGGAGTAGAAAAttgaaatgaagacaaaaaagacAAATTCCAGTTGGGGCCAATCTGAGAAGCCCACCAAAATGAAGCCCTGACCCAAACTAGTATTCAATTTTTCCATAGCCTTTAACTTGCACCAACAGCAAAACACAATTCAACAATGCATCTGATGAAGAATGTGTGAATTAATATCTTATTTCATaattttccctccattttctatttttccattctgttcaGTTCTCTTGAGTTTTCTTAATTCTGTTCTTCTCTGTCAGAGCGGTCACTGGATTAGGAGTGATGTGGCCTCTGCTTAGACCCTACTCCTGCTGCCTATTTGTTTCATGACTTTAGCCAGCCAAGCCTGTCCTTTGGATGTGATGCTTCCCTGTCTGAAAATGATGTTTGTCTTCTTCCCAGTCTTGAGACAAGGATTCAAAAGCAGTAATGTGGAACCTATTACAAAAAATTTAATGTGTGAAATGCaagatttatattttatgatattctgttttgtttcttttcctagcAGAAGTACAGTGTCTTAGCAGATTAGGATCTAGGACTAAATAGGATGAGATCATAACTTTGACTTCTGCATGCTCATCTCTTCCTTCCGTGTATAAGGTTAGCACATAAATTCTAGAAGCTTTTTTGGTAACTAGCTTCCAGCTGTCACAAAGCACTTAGAAGAGTGTAGATCCATCATGGGAAAAAACATTCCAATAAATATGTTCTTTATGATGAATTATTGTGCCACAAATATTCTCCTACTTTTCCAACTGTTGAATCCATCTTTTATTTCCCCCAAGAAGAattgtttccttctctttagtttttttctaccTCTTGTGATACTCACTGAaattctttcaaatatatttttgtgcCTGTCTGAACTGTGAGTTCCTCAGTGGTAGGCAGcacagtaaatataaaaatgaatgttagTGTAGTCCTTTAGGGTGTACAATAGGCGTTAAATCAACTTTCTTTcattccacatgaattttaaatacattttgttgAGTGAAACATTTGATTCTCCCTTCAAGATCCCTGAAAAGATATTTTCTCAATAAAACTGCAAATTTTACaaacacattttaataaattCAGGATGTGATAGGCATATGAAGTTACTTCTCCTTAAAGGGTGATATTTGCTGTTGTAAAATTCCAAACAAATTATAAGATATTAtcccttttgttgtgcagatttTTACCTCTTTGTCAGGTTTATGCATGCATATTTTAGTCTTTCTGTTGCTGTTGTGCATGGAATAGTGCTATCAAGTTTCTTTCTTGATGATTgtctagaaatgcaaattatttttgtCTAATTTATGTATCTTGCAAATTTAATGAATTTGTctattatttctgtcattttttgttGCTGCTTTTGCATCTCAAGGATTTTCTGTTTATGACATCATTCAAAACAGTGTTAATTTTGCTCTTTTCCTTCTAAATTGGTtgcctttcatttctttgtcttgggaaaactggatattcacatataaaaaggagaaaatcgacaaataaaaattcagaaagtGGATTGAGTTTTACTCATAACACCTGTAACTGTAAAGTACAGTAAAGTACTTTAGTAATATAGTAAAGTGACTTCAGGCAAACATAGGAGACTTATTTTAACATTGTTCTTGGAAAGTATTTTTACATATGACTACAAAAGCACATGAACTAACAAGAGTGAACTCTAATGTAAACTACAGACTCAGTGAAAAGGAGTCTCCATCTATGTACATACTTGTAACAAATGTATCACTGTGGTGGCGGATATTGACAATGTGAGAAACTGTAATATTGTTGTGAACCAAACTGCTCTAAAACTAACATCtacttaaaaaattctaaaaagaataCCAAACAAGAAACAATGAAGATAAATAAATGCTTTCTTAGATaagtaaaaattgaaataatttgtttGTAGAAAACTTGCATTGCAACAAATGTTGGAAATTCTTTGTAGAGAAGCAAAATGATGTAGGTGAGAAACTTGGATCTACATAAAGAAATAACATTAGAAAAGTAATAGGTttagataaaacaaaaattttgtttttcttagtctTAGGTGATTAAACTGGTAACAGTCCATAATTGTCATAGTCAAAATATAGTCTATGATTATAAGTTCATTAATAATAACCAATGATCTTGATGGAATACTTTGTTAGCATAAGATACTTAATTACCCTTTAAGCAGTAAATGCTATTGAAAGTAGAGAATTAATTGTAAGTGTATATTGCGCATTCTAAGGAAAATActtaaaaagtttttgaaaagaagcaaaattgaGAAATTGATATGCTAAGAAAGGAGAGTAAATTGAAACCTGTAAAATGATCTTTGATTATATATAGGACAGGCATAAAAAGCTGTTCTCCTTTGAAggctgacattttctttctttttcttctaccttccttcctctttccctccattccttccttccttccttccttccttccttttctctttccatctttctttcttttttagacagAGTGTAGCCTCAGATttcagatcctcctgccccagctttCTAGCTAAAGGTTAATATTAactgagataaaaagaaaagcaatccacctcacccctgttagaatagctatcatcaaaaacaccaccaacaacaggtgctggcaaggatgtggggaaaaaggaaccctcatacactgctggtgggaatgcaagctagtgcaaccactctggaaaacaatatggagacttcttaaaaatctaaacatagatctgccatatgatccagcaatcccactcctgaggatacaccctaaggaatgtgactcaggttactccagaggcacctgcacacccatgtttattgcagcactattcacaatagacaagttatggaaagagccaagatgccttaATCcaagatggattaagaaaatgtggtatttattatacacaatgaagttttactcagccatgaagaagaataaatcttatcattttcaagtaagtggatggaactggagaacatcatcctgagcgaggttagccaggttcagaagaccaaatatcatgtttttcttcatatgcagactttagatctagggaaaaaggcagcaatgctgttggacttgggtcacacgctaacgggagagcatatacaggaggaatagggataggtaggaaacccaaaacttgaaagtgtttgacgtccttactgcagaggagctaatacagaaaccttaaaatgacagaggtcaatatgggaaggtgacccagaggtaatgaagaggtcaggtagagaagaatcaattcgggttgtaatagaCTTGTGtgtggaaacaatgctaggaatctctctgtatagttatccttatctcaactagcaaaaatgctttgtctttcttattattgcttgtgtcttctcttcaacaaaattggagaaaggggcagaacaggttctgcctggaagcaaggggggtggaggggagagggaagggatgggggcagggaggtgAAATGGctgaaacaatgtatgcacatatgaatatatgaataaagacaaaaagataagcaagattcaaagaaattattccagaaagaaaaaaataagccatCAATAGAATCCTAGTGTATTCTTGGCATTAATAATTTTTTGCCAGAGTAACTCATTCCTCTGCGTTTAAAGTTTACTAAGCAGGAATATCCTCATCAGTGCTTCAATGCTGACAAAATGATTCCAATGAAATATTTGGATGCCAGTCTTGATGGCCTTGTGAGCAACATGGAGAAAATGTGAATTATAAAGACAAAATGTACACTTTTATCTCAACCAATGCATCAAAGCTCTTTTGTGAAATGGCCAACATAGAAAAGCACATCAGTCTTGAGTTTCCATAAATAGAATTTTACAGTTCAATTCAATCATGACCAGCTGTCACTGGTTCTGAAGACTCACGTCCGTGAGCTTCAGTCTTCTTAGgtgtaaaacataaaataattatttgattaTTATTAGAAGTTTTTAAGAGTGATGGTTGTAATGGCTTATGCATTTCATTCCAGCACTCTGGACACAGACACAGgaagattgggagtttgaggtcagcccaggctacatagcaagaagcttactcaaaacaagcaaacagacaaTAACAAGGAAACCAATTTTCCAAAAATGTTGCTGAATGAATTATTTAATGCAACCCTGGCCCTGTACCATTCTTAGTACACATaaatattccagaaataattgtttattgtctaagaggaaagaataaaaatctaCAATGTTTTCTCAGTTGGTAACACattgttttttaaactatttttgatCTATatttttatcactaattttttaaatggcatacAGAAGTATTGACTATGTTTGAAATTGAAAAAGAGCTTAGAATCATAATTATGTAATATATGTTAGGAGCATAATTCAAAAGAAATTGCACTTGATGAACAGGAACCCATAAACCAATAAATGACTGCCAAAGTACATAAGAAAAGACAACATTGAAAGGGGAAAATTGAATGTAACTTCAAAACCTCATTTGGATGAATGGAGAAGGTGATGGTCCAAACTTGTAAACTTGACATCCATTTACTATGAAACTAGAAGACACAGATGGCCTAAAGACATACTAAATAAAATCCCAACTCTAGTTTATAATGAACTTGAAAATCATCTCCTCCCAGTGTCTTTCTGATGCAGGTCTTCCCTATACATAATGCCAAAACATGAATTTGGATAATGAATCCCTTGccctcatttcttctttgtgtgtgtgtgtgtgtgtgtgtgtgtgtgtgtgtgtgtgtgtgtgtctgtgtgtgtgtgtgtctgtgtgtgtgtgtgtgtgtgtggtagtactggggtttgaattcagtacagagcaggcactctaccaattaagccacacctccagtcgatTTTACTTTgactattttggaaatggagtctcgagaactatttgcccctgctggccttgaactgcaatcttcctgaccttagattcccaagtagctaggattacaggtttgagctactGGTGTCCGAAATGATTTCTTAATCATTATCTTTTCCCACTTTCCCTCATCTCTCAGCTCCCTATTTCAATCTCTGTATTTCAATGAGTCTTTGATTCATTATGTGTCATGAATCCAATTCTAGAAATAAGCCATTCTGTAGTCTCAATGACTAAAAATCTGATCAATAAATTTCCTTATTTGCATAGGATTACAGTGTTGTCTCCAGCACAAGAACTGGCACAAAAAAGTGCTCAGATGCCTCCAGCATTGACCTGAACCACCTTTTGAACAGGTCCATAGAAAGGCAGGAAGCCCTGAGGCATCTGCCATCTTACTTAGCCTCTGGGATGTGGAGAACTGTCCAATCTGGTTTTGATTTCTTGAATTTTGTGGGCAAGGAGAGATTATTAATACTATGAAACCTCAATCTCAAAGCTTTTCTATccatcttatttcctttttcctgtctAATCAAGGCTTTGACCCTTGTGTGCCTTTTTGTGAGTTCCTTGTTTGGTGATGTGCCCAACAGGGTCTGCTGAGAATGGGCTGATCTGCAGTACAACCATATCAGTGCCCACCTGAAAGGTCTCATTAAACCACTCCCCAAAACTGATGCTGGTTACTCCCTGTGTTCAGTGCAACTCACCTCGCTCTCACTGCACTGCCTATGCGTCTGTTACTCAGCAACCACATGATGCAGTTATGACACCTTCCCAATCCCTCATATGGCTTTTTTCTACTCCTCTGTATGGACAGTAGCTAGGGTCTGACTCATGCCCATGTCTGGTGATCATGGAAAGAAAATCTTCCAGGGAAACACTTCCATTATTAAAGAGGAATTGTAGCTTACTCCTCACATGGACTCAAATGTAGGTCTCAGATCCCATGCAGTATTCCTAGTCCTACATCTCCTGACTCAGGGAGGCTCTGACCCTAGTCACGATGACTCAGGGACTGGACAGCACAAAACCTTCCTGTGGAGAGCCCCATTGCAAGTGTGCTAGAGAGTGCAGAAGCCTAGTTAGGGAGCACACAGAAAAAACAACAACCCTTTTAAACCAACAGTCCATCAAATATTGATGAAAATAACCATGGTATACAAGATTTACTGTACTCCATACTCCTCTACTGAAGGTGGTAGCTAAAAAATATCCATTTCCTTTCATAGTGTCCAAATCTTTCATtctaattaaggaaaaaaaatgttgttaGGCTTATATAACTGATTCCTAATGACTCACATTTTCATCCCAACTATCAGTAGGTGTTCACATATTATTCTACAACTTTACACATAGTTAAAAGTATAGGGCTCAATGGCCCATGCTGGTCTGATAGGCTATTGAATACTATGCAAATTCCTGGCTGTAGTACTGGGTTAGAACCTTGGCTAAATACATAGAATCAAAAGACAGTGAAATTAATAAGACATTTGTAAGCACCCAAAATGGGCAACAGGTATTTCTCATTGAGCTTTAGATTAAAATAGAGAATGCTTAAAGACAAGTATGatagtgtgtgtctgtgtttaaataaattatcCTACGGAAGAGgtgatgaaatttttttgttgttctccTAAAGCCAAAACAGACCAACTAATGACATTTACAAGAGGGCAgataaaaactcaataaagagaaaacttgaaaaaagaaTATAGGGGTTTAAAATAGACTACCTAAAAATGGAAGAGATATACCTATAACAAAAAAGATGCCTGTTAATTCAGTCTGAAGAAAATAACCTTTCAACATATTGCAAAAATGTTTCTGTGTTAGGTGAAAGATTGTGTCAGATGGTTTGGA from Castor canadensis chromosome 16, mCasCan1.hap1v2, whole genome shotgun sequence harbors:
- the LOC141418203 gene encoding olfactory receptor 2Y1B-like, with product MEKLNTSLGQGFILVGFSDWPQLEFVFFVFISIFYSMTLFGNTTIIILSRMDLRLHTPMYFFLCHLSFLDLCYTTSTVPQLLINLSGLDQTISYGGCVAQLFITLSLGGTECVLLVVMAFDRYAAVCHPLQYTIIMHPLLCQALAIASWVGGFINTLIQTGLMMAMPICGHYLNHFFCEMPVLLKLACEGTRGTESYMFVAGAIILVFPVSLILGSYAHIARAVLKVKSMAGRRKALGTCGSHLLVVSLFYGSAIYTYLQPKGSYSESEGKFVALFYTIVTPMLNPVIYTLRNKDVKGALWRVLGKGRNSE